The genome window TTCAGATAGTTGGCTAATATATCTGCCTATACCTATGACTGTCAACATCCATACACAAGTGGAGTCCATGCCAATCTTTAGACTATGGATGTAGCTTTAGAAAACAATTTTCTGAGGATAGGAAATTAAAGTATGTGCACGTTTGAGGGAAGGGCCCTGAGttttcagccttagcttagccttAATATATTAAGAATTAACTATCTTCACTACTGAAGCATTAGTCTTGGTATGTTTTTAGGAAGTAAATGGCCTTATAAGgatattaaatacatttaaaaaatttttgagatagtttcattatgcagcccaggctggccacatttatgatctcctgcctcagcctcccaaggaggTGGATTACAAGCCATGTACAACAAGTATCTACATATTTCCCCACAAATGTTACTCTTGTTGATCTTACAGCTACTACCCAAATAAATTCCATATGGCAAGTCAATTAGAATTGGGAGAAGCCAATTAAGTCCCTATCAGAGTCTCTTAAAACTTACTTTGGCCTggtgtggtagtgtacacctttaatgccaacacttggagaggcagaggcaggcagatctctgggagttcaaaggcagcctgatctataaagcaagtgccaggccagcgaccctgtctcaacaaaatccCAATCCTTTTAGTTATTAGGTTCatatgtttcaaaatatttgcaGACCTAagtacatcatttttattttaggagtTGAGGGTGGAAATAGCTGACCTAATTTGGAGCTCAAGTCTATTCCTGAGAAATACCCTCACCTTCTAGACTAGGTGAAGTTAAGAAATTTTAACATACCtacttacatttgtttttttcatgaGCATTTAACAAGTTTAAATGAAGGTTACATCCTCTCTGTAATTATAATTCCATACCACATGCAGtctgtgcttttattttatgaaaaagcTGATTTCCGATCTACATTAAACTTAATTGAATACATTGAATAGTGAAGGCCTTATGGTCTCATTTACAAAACATGGCCAGTGTCCTCCTTGGCCTTAAAATTTGAGGAAGGGTACTTCGAATGGCTTCGAGTTGGCGTGTTTCAGTGCCAGAGCATAGGCGTAGACCTTGGCATCCACTGTAATATGGTCTTCTGCAACCAAAGCTAAGGAAGCAAAGGTGACAGTTTAGAGACAATGACAGGAGAGCCTAGTCAATCACTGTTCACACTCCGCCAGTTCCTATACTAGATGCTGGGGACACTAAAATTACAGAGTAAAGGATTAAAAGTAGCGCCACAGACGCCTCATCAGGCTCAGCACTCagccatctcagtggcccagTGTCTCCGAGCCATGTGTTTGGGGATAAGCTCAAAGACTACTGACCCTTGAGTCAGGGTTCATGTCCTATTCACCTGTGTATGGCAGAAGATGAAAGCTGGTTCCTATAGTTTGGTTATACTGGTTAGGTAAATTGGCtgtttccctctcctctttcttgctgaaTTATCCCCTTCTAAGACCAGAAGGGGAGTCAGGTGATGAAAGAAGGAATTCTATAAGGGATATTCTATAAGTAAAGAAAACATCCATCACATACTATTTAAGCACCTGGGGGCCAAGTGCTTCACTTACATTcattatgtttcatttttctcacgCATCCTCACCGGAAGGGCTTATTTGATTTAGGAAAACAAGAAGCTAGTACTGGTAATGCAACAGTGGCAGACCTCAAACCCATAAGGCCTGTCCCATCTTTAGCTGTACTACCTAATATTGGCTGCCATCTGAATAAATGACGACATTTAATTTGGCTTGGAGGTATTGTGATGATTTTTATCTCAGCTCTACTTTTTGAAAAGGTAAAGAAATTGAACCTGTCTGAGAAtgtaaaatcatattttttttgaTAGTCACTTAACTTTTCAAACAAGTTACAGACATTTCAAAATAGAGCTCTCGGCTTCTCAAGTGAAGCCATAAGCCACTGACTGGCATGGGAGGAATTAAGGACTGCTCTTAGAGTCTCAGGTCAATGAATACTTGTTATTTTGTGCTAATCTTCAAAGGAGCTACTTAAAAACAGTAGAAGAAATGTTATTAGTTTCCTAGCAGAGAATGCATAAGAAGTTGGGATCATGAAAGGCTCCGCTTCTTCACAAATGGGTGAATGGGGATCCACAAAGCTGGGGCACCTCGGAGGATCTCTGTCACCTCTTCATTAATATTATCTCACAGAATCTAACAGGACTTTTGCACTGTCTTTGTGGGATGGACTGATCTAACCAACTGACCACTGATTTACATTTACTAGGGTTCATTACATCAGCTTCTCAGTCAAGTATGTGTTGGAGAACTGCTGTAAGAGTCTTTAACTTGACTGTCTACAAAGACAGTATAGCTGAGCTACATATTTACACCTTGGCACTGGTATGGATCAAAGATCTTAAGCATTCAATAGTTTTGGTTAGATAGCAAGAAAATAATCACTTATGtagggaaaaaatttaaaaaggcccCTATTAAAGCTTTCCCTTGACacaatgtttttcttaaattttaaactgTACATCACTTGAAAAGGAAAACTAGCATTGGTCAACAGTTTCTAGGTGTCTGACATTAAGAGATGAAGATGAAGGAATTATAATAATGCCACAGTGGAcagagatgggggcagggaaCCAAGAGAAGGCTGGGTAATAAGCTTAGGGTGCTTACCGTCAAGTCTATTCATTAGGTCATTCTTTGGGAAACAAATCACTTCCACAAATTCTAAACAAACAGAATACAGTAAAACAAAGCTGAAGATCAGGAGTGAACCCCAACAGCCCCAAATGTCTGCAGCCATCATTACCACTACACTAAGCCATCACAGGGCCAGCCACTGGGAGTTGAATAGCATACCTCCATCccctgaaaataaaaagagggaagaaCATATTTTAGTACAGCTTGCTGTGGCAAGCCTTTGGAAGACTCCAGTGCAAATATAAAGACTGGAAAAGAATCTAACAGAAGCCTAAGACTATTAACTATATCATAGTAAAGTCAGTATCAATGATATAACATTGTTATTCTTCAGATCAAACATTTCACAGCAAAATCTAAAGTATATCCTGTACTGTATGTTTGCTACATTTATACTTGTGGACAAATACACAAtacaaaatttatcattttaaccgttttttacattaaaattcagcAAGATTAAGAGAGTTGTATAAACATCACTACTCTTAAGCTCACAATTTTGTCACCCCAAATTGAAAGTTGGAATACACTAAACAGTAACTCTCCATCTCTGGCAATTTCCACTTTCTTGTCTCCATGAATGTCTATTCTAGGTATTTAATATCAATAGAATCACATTTGCCCTTTTGAATatagcttctttcacttagcacaataCTATCAAGGTTCATTCATAGTGTAGCATTTATCAAAATTCtacatttcattatccattcaagTGCTGGTAGAATCCTGACTAGTCTCTATTTCGGCTGCTTTGAGTGATGAAACTATCATATATTAGAATCTGAGTCTCTTGTTTTCAGTTTAgtttatttcctttggaaatacTGGATTCtagataatttttgtttgtttttggagacagagtttctctgtgtaatagtccaaACTGTCttgaaattcactttgtagaccatgccgacctcgaactcacagagatctgcccacccctgcctccagagtgctgggattaaaggtgtgtgctaccacacgtAATAGAATTTAGATAGTTCTATGTTTAACTTTGAGGGGCTCCTAAATGTCTTCCATGTCTTATGAATATTTGTAGTTTAAACAATTAAGCATTTAAAACCGGCTACAAGAGACTAATGAAACATATGCAGGAATAATTTACAAGGATAAGAAATTCACTCAAACATGATttactatggtgtgtgtgtgtgtgtgtgtgtgtgtgtgtgtgtgtgtgtgtgtgtccctgtgtgtgtgtactgttaaCCGTGTGTATtgatcatccatccatccatccatccatccactaacCCACCTTCAAAAGGgtaggagaaaggacagggaaTCAATAACGTATTAATGCTTTTGGACCCCAACTTGCTAGGGGATATTTTAGTGCAAAGAATAACCTTACAAACTCTATAAATATAAAAGACTACAGCCTTTAACATATGTTGTTCTTACACATGAAGACAAAACCAAGGTGATTTTGAAGTTTCTCACTTTCTAGTTGGGTCTGTAGCTCATTAAATGGGAATCAATTTTCcacataaccaaaaaaaaaaaaaaaaaaaaaaagacattgaacattttataaaactgaacatattttgatttttgtggtttaacattttataaaaatgaaacaaaacacatacaAGATCAATGCTATCCTGAAGAGAATGTGCCAAAATACCTATCCAACACTGGGAAGCAGACAAGTACATACCAAGAACCTGTGGCAGACTATGATTCTTTCAATGAAAACTAAGCTTATTTTAGCAAGTTAAAAGATCCTCAATGCAGCTCAACCAGCCTGAATGTATCCAACACACCCTCACCTGGTTTGGGCTTCGGCCTTACATTTTCCGCATCATCTCCATTGATGGTTACTGTGACAACATGTGTGGTACAGTTCGACAAGCCTGGATCCAGACACACAGCTGGGAAAAAAGTGACAACTGTCTTAAGAATGAGGCAGGCACCTTAGTCCCTTGCCACTTGTTTCACTAACGACACAGAAGAGCTGGGGCTCAGGGGTCACTCAACGGGTATCTAGTCGGTAGATGCCACCAGACTGTAGAACGTGTGTGCAACTCCCAAAGCTCTCAAACTTCCTGGAGTTCTTGCATCAGTCTGGGAAGTCGGAGGGGCTAGAGGGAGGGGTCTGATGGTGACAAACCAACCCAGTGAGGAGTTCCGGCCGAGACAGGTAAGCAAGCAGCAAGGTTTACTATGTTCTGAAGACAACTTGGTTTCATAATTTTCCAATTTCAGGTCCTCCAACTTGCTCTCGTGCAGAAGGGCAGTTCACTCCCTGATGGAGAATAACCCTCCttttttaatttgggggaagGGGCAATGAACACTGGCTTACTGGGGAGCCCCTGCTGACCTTCGTCTCACAATCCGGCCTCAGCTCTGGCGGACTAGAATTACACTGTACGTGGCTGGAGACCAGTCTAAATCCCTGGCTCCTCTCTGCCTGACTCCATAAGGAACTCCTGCTTCATTCATGTCCAAGACAATGACACCTGCCAAGCAATACGAACCTGGAGAACACTCAGCGACATCACCTTTGTAGCCGGTCTCTTCCTCTAGCTCCCGGAGAGCGGCTGCTTCTGGGCTCTCACCATCATCGATGAGCCCTGGAGGACAGGAGGAAGCCAGAGTTCTCTGAACAGCTTTCTCACAGTGGAAGTCACAGTGACCCTTCCATCCCGAGCAGGCTGCGGTAGGTATTACTCATGCC of Peromyscus leucopus breed LL Stock chromosome 5, UCI_PerLeu_2.1, whole genome shotgun sequence contains these proteins:
- the Nudt5 gene encoding ADP-sugar pyrophosphatase isoform X1, which gives rise to MENQESTDPPQNTRQHIISEELISEGKWVKFEKTTYMDPTGKTRTWETVKLTTRKGKSADAVSIIPVLQRTLHYECIVLVKQFRPPMGGYCLEFPAGLIDDGESPEAAALRELEEETGYKGDVAECSPAVCLDPGLSNCTTHVVTVTINGDDAENVRPKPKPGDGEFVEVICFPKNDLMNRLDALVAEDHITVDAKVYAYALALKHANSKPFEVPFLKF
- the Nudt5 gene encoding ADP-sugar pyrophosphatase isoform X2 yields the protein MGGYCLEFPAGLIDDGESPEAAALRELEEETGYKGDVAECSPAVCLDPGLSNCTTHVVTVTINGDDAENVRPKPKPGDGEFVEVICFPKNDLMNRLDALVAEDHITVDAKVYAYALALKHANSKPFEVPFLKF